In a genomic window of Rhopalosiphum maidis isolate BTI-1 chromosome 4, ASM367621v3, whole genome shotgun sequence:
- the LOC113549769 gene encoding DNA-binding protein RFX2-like encodes MAISVKSRIKLEESAGTSSQINAITVLKTGEVGQTHIVQPVQQTSVNINSNRQLANALPYGINPVHKNVPNKLMDDDKHRLDHKNRNSSTVAVNNDHYVVTALVPKIEPIDSYDIDSTYVQYVEETDKQTIFKNEQNMTYPIYTVNESGTMYQAGQTHYAPSTNSYSQIINTLGQPTCHAQIISNGTYIVQQNVDNYHTIISTSQRDSPNSTISSDMSYHTVSTIDSDITNTNINQLNDIKLNTVMQNSSLMRTNKISPVIINWLMENYEMAEGVSLLRSTIYNHYLTHCSKTKIDPVIGPSFGKIIRSVFTGLRTRRLGTRGNSKYHYYGIRIKASSLLNDFKEEENLSNQTNQNSSSKNIKLINMEEENCNQYTNNNSDSTNCSQNFIPSSPQAQDQEYLGDGTNVVPEFPDIILNELELDDNCTLDDVDTFKNLYREHYEAFLGAILNLEFNTVESLWRQFWCSQDNNNDKCEEKKCLSKKKLYALSKCKTLQLFVKTADFLFYQNLVKVLIPDVLRTVPRTLTQAIRHFSKGVESWLISAMQGCPEEMISIKVTGVRTFAQTLRRYTTARAVLQNYTQINQMLTDLNHVDFRNIQEQVQLISTLGSENDSVYTKKRVYSKINECSEMISDFNELSKKTKTHNYSATTSTDTECFNVLVKNPSKETNNKISKMEIKEEIQSKDEFEQKHNLKIEYLKEDIFEDYTQEIYNDTAMINSSYNPSISEVHEEYSKLSHKLSTKQKNEQKIIIKAEIMSPTYSNKRKRQTTDKEYSKNDFPRSEDSGEEACGYDSNNRFGDYNEDNFEFFAAQDDYKSEYPTMDDTGLFSCQYCDKEFSNANSLSRHENVHTGKTPIECDVCFKTFISKSILCIHKRSHTGEKPYACNVCGRSFTQKSHLVLHHRTHTGEKPYKCGLCEKKFSSTSGRAEHTRRRHPYV; translated from the exons ATGGCGATTTCGGTAAAGAGTAGAATCAAATTAGAAGAATCAGCTGGAACTAGCTCTCAAATTAATGctataactgttttaaaaactgGTGAGGTTGGTCAAACTCATATCGTACAACCAGTACAACAAACTTCTGTG AATATCAATAGTAATAGACAACTTGCAAATGCTTTACCATATGGAATTAATCcagttcataaaaatgttcctaataaattaatggatGATGATAAACATCGCCTAGatcataaaaatagaaattcttCTACAGTTGCTGTCAATAATGATCATTATGTTGTAACAGCATTAG TTCCCAAAATAGAGCCTATTGATTCTTATGACATTGATTCTACTTATGTACAGTATGTTGAAGAAACTGATAAAcagacaattttcaaaaatgaacaaaatat gacGTACCCAATTTATACTGTGAATGAGAGTGGAACAATGTATCAAGCTGGTCAGACCCATTACGCTCCAAGTACAAATTCGTATTCACaa attataaacacTTTAGGCCAACCGACATGTCATGcccaaattataagtaatggAACCTATATTGTACAACAGAATGTTGACAattatcatactattatttcTACTTCTCAAAGAGACAGCCCAAATTCTACTATATCTTcg gaTATGTCATATCATACAGTAAGCACTATTGACTCTGACATAacaaacacaaatataaatcaattgaatGATATCAAGTTAAATACAGTAATGCAAAACTCCAGTCTTATGCgcacaaataaaatttctcCTGTAATT ATCAACTGGCTGAtggaaaattatgaaatggCTGAAGGAGTGTCATTACTTCGatcaacaatatataatcattatttaacacaTTGCTCGAAAACTAAAATCGATCCTGTAATTGGACCATCATTTGGTAAAATTATCCGATCTGTGTTTACAGGATTACGTACTAGACGTCTTGGAACTCG aggaAATtccaaatatcattattatggtattagaATTAAAGCtagttcattattaaatgactTTAAAGAAGAAGAAAACCTATCAAATCAAACAAACCAAAATAgtagttcaaaaaatattaaattgattaacatGGAAGAAGAAAATTGCAATCAATACACCAATAACAATTCAGATTCTACTAATTGTTCTCAAAACTTTATTCCATCTTCTCCTCAAGCACAAGATCAAGAATATTTAGGCGATGGTACTAATGTTGTACCAGAATTTcctgatattatattgaatgaaCTAGAATTGGATGATAATTGTACTTTAGATGATGTAGATACATTCAAAAATTTGTATCGTGAACATTATGAA GCATTTTTAGGTGCTATAttgaatttagaatttaacaCTGTTGAGTCACTCTGGCGTCAATTTTGGTGTAgtcaagataataataacgataaatgtgaagaaaaaaaatgtttatctaaaaaaaagttatatgcaTTGTCCAAGTGTAAAACATTGCAATTATTTGTGAAAACTGCTGACtttctattttatcaaaacttagtaaaagttttaattccAGATGTTCTTCGAACTGTTCCta gaACATTAACACAAGCCATTAGACATTTTTCTAAAGGTGTAGAGTCATGGCTTATTTCGGCAATGCAGGGATGCCCAGAAGAAATGATctcaataaaa gtgACTGGTGTTAGAACCTTTGCACAAACATTGCGTAGATATACTACTGCAAGAGCTGTGCTTCAAAATTATACCCAAATAAATCAAATGCTTACTGATTTGAATCATGTGGACTTCCGTAATATACAAGAACAA gTTCAACTAATAAGTACTTTGGGAAGTGAAAATGATTCAGTTTATACAAAGAAGAgagtttatagtaaaataaatgaatgctCTGAAATGATTTCGGATTTTAATGAACTctctaaaaaaacaaaaactcacAACT atTCGGCCACTACTTCTACAGATACAGAATGTTTTAATGTCTT AGTAAAAAATCCATCTAAAGAAACCAACAACAAGATATCTAAG atggaaATAAAAGAAGAAATACAGTCGAAAGATGAATTtgaacaaaaacataatttaaaaatagagtaCTTGAAAGAAGATATATTTGAAGATTATACACAAGAGATATACAATG atactGCTATGATTAACTCTTCTTACAATCCAAGTATTTCAGAAGTCCATGAAGAATACTCTAAATT atctcataaattatcaacaaaacaaaagaatgaacagaaaataataattaag GCGGAAATAATGTCACCGACCTACTCAAATAAACGTAAACGACAGACAACTGATAAAGAATATTCAAAAAACGATTTTCCTCGATCAGAGGACTCGGGCGAGGAGGCATGTGGATATGATAGTAATAATCGTTTTGGTGATTACAATGaagataattttgaatttttcgcTGCTCAAGACGATTACAAGTCGGAATATCCCACTATGGATGACACAGGTCTGTTTTCTTGTCAGTATTGTGACAAAGAATTTAGCAATGCCAATAGCTTATCCAGACACGAAAATGTTCACACTGGAAAAACTCCTATCGAGTGTGACGTCtgctttaaaacatttatcagCAAAtcaatattgtgtatacataaaagATCGCATACTGGAGAGAAACCATATGCCTGCAACGTTTGTGGACGATCGTTTACACAAAAGTCACATTTGGTTTTACATCATAGAACACACACAGGCGAAAAACCATACAAGTGCGGCCTGTGTGAAAAAAAGTTCTCATCAACCAGTGGTCGAGCAGAACATACGCGTAGACGTCACCCTTACGTTTGA